One Cucumis sativus cultivar 9930 chromosome 1, Cucumber_9930_V3, whole genome shotgun sequence DNA segment encodes these proteins:
- the LOC101218390 gene encoding uncharacterized protein LOC101218390 → MRLVSRISHLLPNVFANTIRSSTVALNPLNRNGLHRNYAQPSRIEEEEEEVEIDQRRLPADYDPANFDPTEHRSPPTDRVFRLVDEISGLTLVEVAEMSSILMKKLGMTEMPVAGYMKPGAVGLAGMVKKGSSATAKEEKKAEKTVYELKLESYEASAKIKIIKEVRSLTDLGLKEAKDLVDKAPSVLKKGLSKEEGEQIVEKMKALGAKVILE, encoded by the coding sequence ATGCGCTTAGTTTCAAGAATAAGTCATCTTCTACCCAATGTGTTTGCAAACACCATTCGCTCTTCTACAGTTGCCCTCAATCCTCTCAACAGAAATGGATTACATAGAAATTATGCTCAACCTTCTCGGAtagaggaggaagaggaggaggtGGAAATTGATCAGAGAAGGCTTCCAGCTGACTACGATCCTGCTAATTTTGATCCAACAGAGCATCGTAGTCCTCCAACCGATCGGGTTTTTAGGCTAGTGGATGAAATATCTGGACTCACATTAGTTGAAGTGGCTGAAATGTCTTctattttgatgaaaaaattGGGAATGACAGAGATGCCAGTTGCTGGATATATGAAACCAGGAGCTGTGGGGTTGGCTGGAATGGTGAAGAAGGGGTCATCAGCAACTGCCAAGGAGGAGAAGAAAGCAGAAAAGACTGTTTATGAGTTGAAACTAGAGTCTTACGAAGCGTCTGCaaagattaaaattatcaAGGAGGTAAGAAGTCTCACTGATTTAGGTCTCAAAGAGGCAAAGGATTTAGTGGATAAAGCCCCATCGGTGTTGAAGAAGGGACTATCAAAGGAAGAGGGTGAACAAATAGTTGAAAAGATGAAAGCACTTGGTGCAAAAGTGATCTTGGAATGA
- the LOC101205397 gene encoding uncharacterized protein LOC101205397, with the protein MANLMTMMNMNQCGSKPAWLQALMADTFFGTCLLHENRRKSEKNVFCLHCCLSICPHCLPSHRSHPLLQVRRYVYHDVIRLGDLEKLIDCSHIQPYTINGAKVIFLNYRPQSRPCKAGSSTNACFTCDRILQEPFHFCSLSCKVDHMVYQGEDLYSILHRFNESDFSYSQFEGLRVDGLEGMEEDGQMTPNSVVEDSSQHFNKSSSCSNMNDSAPTNVSSGTHIFKRKNKGTDFLPAGIVLSLSSRRKGAPQRAPLS; encoded by the exons ATGGCGAACTTGATGACGATGATGAACATGAACCAGTGTGGGTCTAAACCTGCATGGCTTCAAGCCCTTATGGCCGACACTTTCTTTGGAACTTGCTTGCTTCATGAGAACCGCCGCAAGTCCGAGAAGAACGTTTTTTGCTTGCATTGTTGTCTTAGTATTTGCCCTCACTGTCTTCCTTCTCACCGTTCTCATCCTCTTCTTCag gTCAGACGATATGTTTATCATGATGTAATTCGATTGGGGGATCTTGAGAAGCTTATTGACTGTTCTCATATTCAg CCGTACACTATAAACGGAGCCAAAGTGATATTTTTGAATTACAGGCCACAATCTAGGCCATGCAAAGCAGGCTCTTCAACCAATGCTTGTTTCACTTGTGATAGAATTCTTCAAGAACCCTTCCATTTCTGCTCTCTCTCCTGCAAg GTGGATCACATGGTGTATCAAGGGGAAGATTTATATAGTATTCTACACAGGTTCAACGAATCGGATTTCTCCTACTCTCAATTCGAAGGATTAAGAGTTGATGGACTGGAAGGAATGGAAGAAGATGGTCAAATGACACCAAATTCCGTCGTAGAGGATTCATCACAACACTTCAACAAATCCTCATCTTGTTCCAATATGAACGACTCAGCTCCCACAAATGTGTCATCAGGAACTCAcatcttcaaaagaaaaaacaaaggcACCGATTTTCTTCCCGCCGGAATTGTTCTATCTCTCAGCAGCCGAAGAAAAGGCGCCCCTCAAAGGGCTCCTCTCTCTTAA